A window of the Trichoplusia ni isolate ovarian cell line Hi5 chromosome 4, tn1, whole genome shotgun sequence genome harbors these coding sequences:
- the LOC113493455 gene encoding profilin, producing MSWQDYVDKQLMASRCVKKAAIAGHDGNVWAKSEGFEISKDEVAKIVAGFDNESLLTSGGLTIAGTRYIYLSGSDRIIRAKLGKVGVHCMKTQQAVVISLYEEPIQPQQAASVVEKLGDYLITCGY from the exons ATGAGCTGGCAAGATTATGTCGATAAACAGTTAATGGCATCCAGATGTGTTAAAAAAGCTGCGATTGCCGGTCACGACGGAAATGTCTGGGCCAAGTCAGAAGGCTTTGAA ATATCAAAAGATGAGGTTGCGAAGATAGTCGCCGGTTTTGACAATGAATCACTGTTAACGAGCGGTGGTCTCACGATAGCGGGTACACGGTACATCTACCTCAGTGGCTCAGACCGCATCATACGCGCAAAACTCGGCAAGGTCGGCGTGCACTGCATGAAGACACAGCAAG CCGTCGTAATTTCTCTGTATGAAGAACCCATCCAACCCCAGCAAGCCGCATCCGTAGTGGAGAAGTTAGGAGATTATTTAATTACCTGTGGTTATTAG
- the LOC113493456 gene encoding eukaryotic initiation factor 4A has product MSYSPERRSEDWPEDSKNGPSKDQPNYDGPPGMDPEGALDTNWHQVVESFDDMNLKEELLRGIYAYGFEKPSAIQQRAIMPCIQGRDVIAQAQSGTGKTATFSISILQQIDTSVRECQALILAPTRELAQQIQKVVIALGDHLNAKCHACIGGTNVREDARQLESGVHVVVGTPGRVYDMITRRALRTNTIKLFVLDEADEMLSRGFKDQIHDVFKMLSADVQVILLSATMPDDVLEVSRCFMRDPVRILVQKEELTLEGIKQFYIAIELEEWKLDTLCDLYDTLSIAQAVIFCNTRRKVDWLTESMHGRDFTVSAMHGDMDQREREVIMRQFRTGSSRVLITTDLLARGIDVQQVSCVINYDLPTNRENYIHRIGRGGRFGRKGIAINFVTEADRRALKDIEEFYHTSISEMPSDVANLI; this is encoded by the exons ATGTCTTATTCACCTGAAAGAAG ATCAGAAGATTGGCCGGAGGATTCCAAAAATGGGCCATCAAAAGATCAACCTAACTACGATGGACCTCCGGGAATGGACCCCGAAGGGGCACTTGATACTAACTGGCATCAAGTCGTGGAAAGCTTTGATGACATGAATTTGAAGGAAGAATTGCTGCGAGGAATCTACGCTTATGGTTTTGAAAAGCCGTCCGCCATCCAGCAGCGCGCTATCATGCCCTGCATTCAGGGACGTGATGTTATAGCTCAAGCCCAGTCTGGAACTGGCAAAACTGCTACTTTCTCGATTTCAATTCTTCAGCAAATTGATACAAGTGTTCGCGAATGCCAAGCGCTCATTTTGGCCCCAACTAGAGAGCTGGCTCAGCAAATCCAGAAG GTGGTGATAGCTCTTGGTGATCACTTGAATGCTAAATGTCATGCCTGCATCGGTGGCACCAATGTGCGTGAAGATGCTCGTCAGCTGGAAAGTGGTGTACATGTGGTGGTGGGAACACCTGGTCGCGTTTACGATATGATAACTCGTCGTGCACTGCGTACTAACACTATCAAGCTGTTTGTGCTTGATGAAGCTGATGAGATGTTGTCCAGAGG TTTCAAGGACCAGATTCATGATGTATTCAAGATGTTGTCTGCTGATGTGCAAGTCATCTTGCTGTCTGCTACTATGCCTGATGATGTACTCGAGGTATCCCGCTGCTTCATGAGAGACCCAGTGCGCATTCTTGTGCAGAAGGAGGAG cTCACTCTGGAAGGTATTAAGCAGTTCTACATTGCCATTGAACTGGAAGAGTGGAAGCTGGATACGCTGTGTGACTTGTATGATACTCTCTCCATCGCTCAGGCTGTCATCTTTTGCAACACTCGCCGCAAG GTGGACTGGCTGACTGAATCCATGCATGGCCGTGATTTCACTGTGTCTGCTATGCACGGCGATATGGACCAGCGTGAGCGCGAAGTTATTATGCGGCAGTTCCGTACTGGATCATCTCGTGTCCTGATCACCACTGATTTACTTGCTCGTGGAATTGACGTGCAGCAAGTTTCTTGCGTCATCAATTACGATCTGCCCACTAACCGTGAAAACTACATTCATAG aatTGGAAGGGGTGGTCGTTTCGGCCGTAAAGGAATCGCTATCAACTTTGTTACTGAAGCTGATAGGAGAGCACTCAAGGACATTGAGGAGTTCTACCACACAAGCATCTCGGAAATGCCCAGCGATGTGGCCAACCTCATCTGA
- the LOC113493457 gene encoding uncharacterized protein LOC113493457 isoform X3 encodes MKDGSKMHGSRRVIIFCLLTTVLPTILIVLPLYLRNFKYADVMYKISDSDVIQIHKGQSSIFCEKHSLKMNSTFSAFQMKGTPEISDKRKHIRLKKSMTLLDDTLEYFGFYLLKGASVELNACSRHKGSKILVVKGDRILNTCGILEGYKHKKVHPKLENGVLVTLEKPDDKKKINDTSYDKKNDNDNTIDSYIHNGIEDSDDTSKTVHVERERSKRDIKNLPLHNPNTLLDTGVYHGGNLFNSTIQQQTMSRLENNLHECYHDKILIDHLFPYSSQCNSTNYLENTTTLKVVHEVLLDAYYYYIFYTDDGVNDIHAMFDIYKPTFQYVNNSESKTCVNKTQCEFSIDFFSDELVIVEKPTKEGLQNEDSDSSILISICHPRVSVYILFPVSVLLLILLFAFL; translated from the coding sequence atggaAGTAAAATGCATGGATCTAGGcgtgttataatattttgtctgtTAACAACAGTTTTGCCAACAATACTCATTGTGTTACCTCtttatttaagaaactttaAATATGCTGATGTTATGTACAAGATATCAGACTCAGATGTTATACAAATCCATAAAGGACAATCAtcaattttttgtgaaaaacaTTCTTTGAAAATGAATTCTACATTCAGTGCATTCCAAATGAAAGGTACCCCAGAAATATCTGATAAGAGAAAACATATAAGATTAAAGAAGTCAATGACGTTACTAGATGATACATTAGAgtattttggattttatttgttaaaaggtGCTTCAGTAGAATTAAATGCTTGTTCTCGTCATAAAGGTTCAAAAATTCTAGTTGTTAAAGGAGATAGAATATTGAACACATGTGGTATTTTAGAAGGATATAAGCATAAAAAAGTTCATCCCAAACTTGAAAATGGAGTTCTAGTCACTCTAGAGAAACCTGATGATAAGAAGAAAATTAATGATACAAGTTATGATaagaaaaatgataatgataatacaATTGACTCTTACATACATAATGGTATTGAAGACAGTGATGACACAAGTAAGACCGTCCATGTAGAGCGTGAACGGTCAAAGAGGGATATAAAAAATTTGCCCTTGCATAATCCAAATACTTTATTGGATACGGGTGTATACCATGGtggcaatttatttaatagcacTATCCAACAACAAACTATGTCTAGGCTGGAGAATAACTTACATGAATGTTATCATGACAAGAttttaatagaccatttattTCCTTACTCATCTCAGTGCAACAGCACAAATTACTTAGAAAATACTACAACTCTCAAAGTGGTTCATGAAGTACTGCTTGATGCatattactattatatattCTATACTGACGATGGAGTTAACGACATTCACGCCATGTTTGATATCTATAAGCCAACATTCCAATATGTTAACAATTCTGAATCAAAGACTTgtgttaataaaacacaatgtGAATTTAGCATAGATTTTTTTAGTGACGAGTTAGTTATAGTAGAGAAACCTACTAAAGAAGGTTTACAAAATGAAGACAGTGATTCTTCTATTCTGATATCCATCTGCCACCCTCGAGTATCTGTTTATATACTATTCCCTGTATCAGTCCTTTTGCTGATACTCCTTTTTGcgtttttatga
- the LOC113493457 gene encoding uncharacterized protein LOC113493457 isoform X1 — protein sequence MDKNMPRPVNTSYYNTNYQYSNVNKEDGSKMHGSRRVIIFCLLTTVLPTILIVLPLYLRNFKYADVMYKISDSDVIQIHKGQSSIFCEKHSLKMNSTFSAFQMKGTPEISDKRKHIRLKKSMTLLDDTLEYFGFYLLKGASVELNACSRHKGSKILVVKGDRILNTCGILEGYKHKKVHPKLENGVLVTLEKPDDKKKINDTSYDKKNDNDNTIDSYIHNGIEDSDDTSKTVHVERERSKRDIKNLPLHNPNTLLDTGVYHGGNLFNSTIQQQTMSRLENNLHECYHDKILIDHLFPYSSQCNSTNYLENTTTLKVVHEVLLDAYYYYIFYTDDGVNDIHAMFDIYKPTFQYVNNSESKTCVNKTQCEFSIDFFSDELVIVEKPTKEGLQNEDSDSSILISICHPRVSVYILFPVSVLLLILLFAFL from the coding sequence atggaAGTAAAATGCATGGATCTAGGcgtgttataatattttgtctgtTAACAACAGTTTTGCCAACAATACTCATTGTGTTACCTCtttatttaagaaactttaAATATGCTGATGTTATGTACAAGATATCAGACTCAGATGTTATACAAATCCATAAAGGACAATCAtcaattttttgtgaaaaacaTTCTTTGAAAATGAATTCTACATTCAGTGCATTCCAAATGAAAGGTACCCCAGAAATATCTGATAAGAGAAAACATATAAGATTAAAGAAGTCAATGACGTTACTAGATGATACATTAGAgtattttggattttatttgttaaaaggtGCTTCAGTAGAATTAAATGCTTGTTCTCGTCATAAAGGTTCAAAAATTCTAGTTGTTAAAGGAGATAGAATATTGAACACATGTGGTATTTTAGAAGGATATAAGCATAAAAAAGTTCATCCCAAACTTGAAAATGGAGTTCTAGTCACTCTAGAGAAACCTGATGATAAGAAGAAAATTAATGATACAAGTTATGATaagaaaaatgataatgataatacaATTGACTCTTACATACATAATGGTATTGAAGACAGTGATGACACAAGTAAGACCGTCCATGTAGAGCGTGAACGGTCAAAGAGGGATATAAAAAATTTGCCCTTGCATAATCCAAATACTTTATTGGATACGGGTGTATACCATGGtggcaatttatttaatagcacTATCCAACAACAAACTATGTCTAGGCTGGAGAATAACTTACATGAATGTTATCATGACAAGAttttaatagaccatttattTCCTTACTCATCTCAGTGCAACAGCACAAATTACTTAGAAAATACTACAACTCTCAAAGTGGTTCATGAAGTACTGCTTGATGCatattactattatatattCTATACTGACGATGGAGTTAACGACATTCACGCCATGTTTGATATCTATAAGCCAACATTCCAATATGTTAACAATTCTGAATCAAAGACTTgtgttaataaaacacaatgtGAATTTAGCATAGATTTTTTTAGTGACGAGTTAGTTATAGTAGAGAAACCTACTAAAGAAGGTTTACAAAATGAAGACAGTGATTCTTCTATTCTGATATCCATCTGCCACCCTCGAGTATCTGTTTATATACTATTCCCTGTATCAGTCCTTTTGCTGATACTCCTTTTTGcgtttttatga
- the LOC113493457 gene encoding uncharacterized protein LOC113493457 isoform X2, whose protein sequence is MHERSDKTDGSKMHGSRRVIIFCLLTTVLPTILIVLPLYLRNFKYADVMYKISDSDVIQIHKGQSSIFCEKHSLKMNSTFSAFQMKGTPEISDKRKHIRLKKSMTLLDDTLEYFGFYLLKGASVELNACSRHKGSKILVVKGDRILNTCGILEGYKHKKVHPKLENGVLVTLEKPDDKKKINDTSYDKKNDNDNTIDSYIHNGIEDSDDTSKTVHVERERSKRDIKNLPLHNPNTLLDTGVYHGGNLFNSTIQQQTMSRLENNLHECYHDKILIDHLFPYSSQCNSTNYLENTTTLKVVHEVLLDAYYYYIFYTDDGVNDIHAMFDIYKPTFQYVNNSESKTCVNKTQCEFSIDFFSDELVIVEKPTKEGLQNEDSDSSILISICHPRVSVYILFPVSVLLLILLFAFL, encoded by the coding sequence atggaAGTAAAATGCATGGATCTAGGcgtgttataatattttgtctgtTAACAACAGTTTTGCCAACAATACTCATTGTGTTACCTCtttatttaagaaactttaAATATGCTGATGTTATGTACAAGATATCAGACTCAGATGTTATACAAATCCATAAAGGACAATCAtcaattttttgtgaaaaacaTTCTTTGAAAATGAATTCTACATTCAGTGCATTCCAAATGAAAGGTACCCCAGAAATATCTGATAAGAGAAAACATATAAGATTAAAGAAGTCAATGACGTTACTAGATGATACATTAGAgtattttggattttatttgttaaaaggtGCTTCAGTAGAATTAAATGCTTGTTCTCGTCATAAAGGTTCAAAAATTCTAGTTGTTAAAGGAGATAGAATATTGAACACATGTGGTATTTTAGAAGGATATAAGCATAAAAAAGTTCATCCCAAACTTGAAAATGGAGTTCTAGTCACTCTAGAGAAACCTGATGATAAGAAGAAAATTAATGATACAAGTTATGATaagaaaaatgataatgataatacaATTGACTCTTACATACATAATGGTATTGAAGACAGTGATGACACAAGTAAGACCGTCCATGTAGAGCGTGAACGGTCAAAGAGGGATATAAAAAATTTGCCCTTGCATAATCCAAATACTTTATTGGATACGGGTGTATACCATGGtggcaatttatttaatagcacTATCCAACAACAAACTATGTCTAGGCTGGAGAATAACTTACATGAATGTTATCATGACAAGAttttaatagaccatttattTCCTTACTCATCTCAGTGCAACAGCACAAATTACTTAGAAAATACTACAACTCTCAAAGTGGTTCATGAAGTACTGCTTGATGCatattactattatatattCTATACTGACGATGGAGTTAACGACATTCACGCCATGTTTGATATCTATAAGCCAACATTCCAATATGTTAACAATTCTGAATCAAAGACTTgtgttaataaaacacaatgtGAATTTAGCATAGATTTTTTTAGTGACGAGTTAGTTATAGTAGAGAAACCTACTAAAGAAGGTTTACAAAATGAAGACAGTGATTCTTCTATTCTGATATCCATCTGCCACCCTCGAGTATCTGTTTATATACTATTCCCTGTATCAGTCCTTTTGCTGATACTCCTTTTTGcgtttttatga